TTGATGCAGAGGGCACTCAGCGATGAAAAACGGGGGCTCGGCCGCTACAACGTGACAGTAGATCCGGAAGCGTTGAATTTTCTGATCGAAGTCTGCGACGGCGATGCGCGGCGTTCGTTGAACGCGTTGGAAATCGGCGTGCTTTCGATTCATGGCAGTGATCGCGTTTTCGATCTCGATGTCGCGCAGGAATCGATCCAGAAAAAAGCAATTCAATACGATCAGGACGGCGATTCACATTACGATTCCGCCAGTGCGCTGATCAAAAGCATGCGCGGGAGTGATCCTGATGCCGCTCTGTACTGGCTGGCTCGCATGATCGAAGCGGGCGAAGACCCCCGTTTTCTGGCCCGGCGAATTGTGATTGCCGCTTCAGAAGACGTCGGCAACGCCGATCCGACCGCACTGACTTTGGCTATGTCGGTGTTTAACGCGGTCGAAAAAATCGGGATGCCCGAAGGTCGTATTTTACTGGCACAAGCGGTGATCTATATCGCCACCGCACCAAAATCGAATGCCTCTTATGTCGCCATTGATGAAGCGATTAGTGATGTGCGAAACAAATCTCTGCTGCCGGTCCCCATCCATTTGAAAGACAGCCACTATTCCGGTGCTGCGAAATTAGGGCACGGCGAAGGCTATCAGTACGCCCATGCTTCCGAAGAGGGCTGGGTCGACCAGGATTACCTGGGAGTCGAGAAAGAATACTATCGCCCGGTCGAACGGGGCTTTGAAGCCACGATTCGCAAGCGGCTGGAAGTCTTTAAGCAGCGGCGCAAAAAAACAGGAACGGATGATAACAACCGTTCCTGATCCCCCCTCTGTTGCATCGTCGTCAGTTTGCTTTACTAGCACAACGGCTGCTGTTTTAAACCGACGATTGTGATCGCCTTGGCGACTTCCCGTTCCTGCAATAAGCCTTCTAGGTTCGGCATGAAATCAACCGACATGAACCATTGCATCAAAACATCGAACATGGGCTCAATTGCTTCTTCTTGAATCCCAAATTCTTCTTTCATCGGCAGCGCTTCTTCTGGAGCCATATCCTGAAATTGACTGATCAGTAAAAAGTCGCCTTCATTGGACAGGTTCAAATGCAGATTGCGAATTTCCGATGAAAGGAAATGATCAACGGCGATGTGCACGTCTAATGGCCCCCCCTGCAGGTAACGACGTGCTTCATCCGGTTGTTCGTCGATGATGCGGGCCGCTGTTTCACAGACAGCATAAACCACGCTCTCATCAACGAGATCGCCTTCGACGTGCTCACTGGCCAGATGCTTGGCCCAGGTCACTGACAGCAGATCCAGTTGAACGTGTGGTGGCACGCTCCGTAAAAAAGGAACTTCGGTCAGAAAACCAAATGAGTCAAATGGATCGTCGCCTACCTGCTTCGCCAGAGCGATTCGCTCCAGAGTGTCCATGAAAGCAATCCGGAATGCGATATAACTCAGAAACGTTTGAGGCAGAATGTCTTTGGAAATTGTAAGCATGTTAATAATCGCTTGGCAAAAGTTGTAGATCTCAGATGCTTCATGCAGTACTTTAAAAAATGCCTTCAGGCACCGTCATGAAATCAGTTACACTTGGTAAGTGACAGGTATTACTTTGCCAGAGAGGTATCCCAAACACAATAAAAAAGTTTTGAAAATACTTCGAAAATCAGTGGATTGATTAAAGTGCATGACTCTCTGTCAGCACTGTAAAACAGGGCCTAA
This window of the Gimesia fumaroli genome carries:
- a CDS encoding replication-associated recombination protein A codes for the protein MGLFDQQESSNLEKAKPLAARMRPASLEEFAGQQHFLGEGKLLRRILAADRIGSLIFYGSPGTGKTSLAELIARQSHRRFEALNAASAGIKEVRAALDRARNELATGGKQTILFIDELHHFSKVQQDVLLPDVESGVVSLIGATTSNPFFSLVSALISRSQIFEFQPLTAEEILTLMQRALSDEKRGLGRYNVTVDPEALNFLIEVCDGDARRSLNALEIGVLSIHGSDRVFDLDVAQESIQKKAIQYDQDGDSHYDSASALIKSMRGSDPDAALYWLARMIEAGEDPRFLARRIVIAASEDVGNADPTALTLAMSVFNAVEKIGMPEGRILLAQAVIYIATAPKSNASYVAIDEAISDVRNKSLLPVPIHLKDSHYSGAAKLGHGEGYQYAHASEEGWVDQDYLGVEKEYYRPVERGFEATIRKRLEVFKQRRKKTGTDDNNRS